A window of the Cannabis sativa cultivar Pink pepper isolate KNU-18-1 chromosome X, ASM2916894v1, whole genome shotgun sequence genome harbors these coding sequences:
- the LOC115721317 gene encoding uncharacterized protein LOC115721317 translates to MKVEFTPDCSLNDSDDEGAELSISMLISGLRSAFMTTDFDWVEETLIYREAKLKNRIEELESENIQLYHEVKRLRIYNSETRVVKENYDTMRNRLKVAEEKILDCNLRAKAAEEKVLDCNLRAKAAEEKIVDANLRTKAAELKVVDAELRVKEADEKVRDSTERTRVAEDRAKKLDEGAEAKTPKVERLEQLLDDVKKTERKIIEEIVHMKQNGDWSKFDELEKKVSVLEAEKEIVFKLESLVPMLTTTGSSESHKANEEKGTDTNDGFAVVSGSAHLPSPPICSTNQDSAKPLITYSRRNKKGNQNKNQKQG, encoded by the coding sequence ATGAAGGTCGAGTTTACACCTGACTGCAGTCTGAACGACAGTGATGACGAAGGAGCTGAACTGAGCATTTCGATGCTCATTTCGGGCTTGAGATCGGCGTTTATGACCACTGATTTCGACTGGGTCGAGGAGACTCTGATCTATAGAGAAGCCAAGCTGAAGAACAGAATCGAGGAGCTAGAGTCAGAAAATATTCAACTATATCATGAGGTTAagagattgaggatttataatTCTGAGACAAGAGTTGTCAAAGAGAATTATGATACCATGCGAAACAGATTGAAGGTTGCTGAGGAGAAAATTCTAGACTGTAATTTGAGAGCTAAGGCTGCTGAGGAGAAAGTTCTAGACTGTAATTTGAGAGCTAAGGCTGCTGAGGAGAAAATTGTAGACGCTAATTTAAGAACTAAAGCTGCTGAGTTGAAAGTTGTGGATGCTGAATTGAGAGTTAAGGAAGCTGATGAGAAAGTTCGAGACTCTACCGAGAGAACTAGAGTGGCGGAAGATCGAGCAAAAAAACTTGACGAGGGAGCTGAGGCGAAAACTCCAAAAGTTGAAAGGTTAGAGCAATTGTTGGATGATGTGAAGAAGACCGAGAGAAAAATAATTGAGGAGATTGTTCACATGAAGCAAAATGGGGACTGGAGCAAATTTGATGAACTGGAGAAAAAAGTGTCTGTGCTAGAAGCTGAAAAAGAAATTGTTTTCAAATTGGAATCTCTGGTTCCAATGTTAACAACCACAGGTTCCTCTGAGTCTCACAAGGCAAATGAGGAGAAGGGTACTGATACTAATGATGGATTTGCTGTTGTTTCAGGCTCTGCTCATCTTCCTTCACCTCCAATTTGTTCAACGAACCAAGATTCTGCTAAACCTTTGATCACATATTCTAGGCGTAATAAGAAAGGGAACCAGAATAAGAACCAGAAACAGGGGTAG